A window from Pseudomonas sp. Tri1 encodes these proteins:
- a CDS encoding nucleotidyltransferase family protein yields MSLSIGVIILAAGSGSRFRQVAGPDKDKLLADCTGRDGAVRSVIEQVLVNLPAALEKRVLVTSKDRPQAIRMAQAYGCDFVELDSPGLGDSIAAGVRACPDLDGWLMVLGDMPFILPSSIEQVVAAIREDGISVPVLAGEYGHPVGFGRAFGPKLMALTGDRGAKGLFVGERVVEVAVDDPGVVWDVDVPEALNFK; encoded by the coding sequence ATGTCCCTGTCGATTGGCGTGATCATTCTCGCGGCCGGATCGGGCAGCCGTTTCCGTCAGGTTGCGGGCCCGGACAAGGATAAATTGTTGGCCGATTGCACGGGGCGTGACGGCGCTGTCCGGTCAGTGATCGAGCAGGTGCTGGTGAATTTGCCCGCCGCCCTGGAAAAGCGCGTACTGGTGACCAGTAAGGACCGCCCGCAGGCTATTCGGATGGCCCAGGCCTACGGCTGCGATTTCGTGGAGCTGGATTCGCCCGGTTTGGGGGACAGCATTGCCGCCGGCGTCCGGGCTTGCCCGGACCTTGATGGCTGGCTGATGGTGCTGGGCGACATGCCGTTCATCCTGCCGTCGAGTATCGAGCAAGTGGTGGCGGCGATCCGTGAGGATGGCATCAGCGTGCCGGTTCTTGCCGGTGAATATGGGCATCCAGTGGGGTTTGGCCGTGCGTTTGGGCCGAAACTGATGGCATTGACTGGTGATCGCGGCGCCAAGGGGTTGTTCGTCGGGGAACGAGTGGTCGAGGTGGCGGTGGATGATCCTGGTGTTGTTTGGGATGTCGATGTACCTGAAGCTCTGAATTTCAAATAA
- a CDS encoding XdhC family protein yields the protein MDSVDLNVLRSVLEWRRAGQRVVLFTVVQTWGTAPRPPGAMLALREDGVVIGSVSGGCVEDDLIARLHDGRIPADGPPVQLITYGVTREEAARFGLPCGGTLRLTEERVGDPQWVAELLERCEAHEIVARELTVASGRVVLTPASKTDALVFDGQVLRAIYGPRWRLLLIGAGQLSRYVAEMARLLDFEVLICDPRKEFVYGWEEQHGRFVSGMPDEAVLSIQTDERTAIVALTHDPRLDDMALLTALDSRAFYVGALGSRVNSQKRRENLAQLGLSAEAIARLHGPIGLHIGSHTPAEIALSLLAEIVAIKNGVELRQKKPL from the coding sequence ATGGACAGCGTTGATCTGAATGTCCTGCGCAGCGTGCTCGAGTGGCGCCGCGCAGGGCAGCGGGTAGTGCTGTTCACCGTGGTCCAGACATGGGGTACCGCGCCGAGGCCGCCAGGTGCAATGCTCGCCCTGCGTGAGGATGGCGTGGTGATTGGTTCGGTGTCGGGCGGTTGTGTCGAGGATGACCTCATCGCCCGGCTCCATGACGGCCGTATTCCGGCGGATGGTCCGCCGGTGCAACTGATCACCTATGGCGTCACTCGCGAAGAGGCGGCGCGCTTCGGCCTGCCGTGCGGTGGCACCTTGCGCCTGACAGAGGAGCGGGTCGGCGACCCACAGTGGGTCGCTGAACTGTTGGAGCGCTGCGAAGCCCATGAAATCGTCGCCCGTGAGCTGACCGTCGCCAGCGGTCGTGTCGTCCTGACCCCGGCCAGCAAGACCGACGCCCTGGTGTTCGATGGGCAGGTCCTGCGGGCCATTTATGGCCCACGTTGGCGGTTGTTGCTGATCGGCGCGGGGCAACTGTCGCGCTACGTGGCGGAGATGGCCCGGCTGCTGGACTTCGAAGTGCTGATCTGCGATCCGCGCAAGGAGTTTGTCTACGGTTGGGAAGAGCAGCATGGCCGTTTCGTCTCGGGGATGCCCGACGAGGCCGTGTTGAGTATCCAGACCGACGAGCGCACGGCCATCGTCGCCTTGACCCATGATCCGCGCCTGGACGACATGGCGCTGCTCACAGCCCTGGACTCCAGGGCTTTTTATGTCGGCGCCCTGGGCTCGCGGGTCAACAGTCAAAAGCGCCGGGAAAATCTGGCTCAGCTAGGCTTGTCTGCAGAGGCCATTGCACGCTTGCATGGGCCGATCGGCTTGCACATCGGCAGTCACACCCCGGCGGAAATCGCCTTGTCGCTGCTGGCCGAAATCGTGGCGATCAAGAATGGCGTTGAACTGCGGCAGAAAAAACCGCTGTGA
- a CDS encoding xanthine dehydrogenase family protein molybdopterin-binding subunit, with the protein MSRLPNDFVLSNLSRRGFLKGASATGVLVLAASWGLPEAFAEEKKFGAEGMPHGAVDDPKVYVSIAADGSVTVICNRSEMGQGVRTSLSMVVADELEADWARVLVKQAPADEARFGNQDTDGSRSMRHWYEPMRRCGAAARTMLEQAAAAQWNVPVAECRAQLHKVLHQPSGRELGYGALAAAASALPVPARDSLRLKQPAEFRYIGKEATRAIDGEDIVNGRAVYGADVHFDGMLYAVVARPAVYGGKVKTVDSSAALKVPGVVKVVPIEGRPLPSEFQPLGGVAVVAKNTWAAIKGREALKIEWDDGPNAGYDSIAYRKELEAAALNPGKVVRSTGDLDDALAKADSTLEASYYLPHLSQSPMEPMVAVARFKDGQCEAWAPSQAPQVTRERIAERLGIPFDKVTVNITLLGGGFGRKSKPDFVVEAAVLAKEFPGQPIRVQWTREDDIHHSYFHTVSVEYLKAGLNQDGMPSGWLHRTVAPSITALFAPGMTHEAPFEIGMGVTNMAYAIPNLRLENPEAVAHARVGWYRSVSNIPHGFAIQSFIDELAHKAGQDPLKYQVKLLGPDRKIDPRTLSEEWNYGESPERYPIDTARIRTVLETAAKAAGWGRKLPKGRGLGLAVHYSFVTYVAAVIEVEVKDDGTVIVHKADIAVDCGPQINPERIRSQFEGACVMGLGNAMVGEISFKDGKVQQDNFHMYEVARMSLAPKEVAVHLVTPPGEVPLGGVGEPGVPPIAPALCNAIFAATGKRIRNLPVRYQLQGWQQAKA; encoded by the coding sequence ATGAGCCGCTTGCCCAATGATTTTGTGCTGAGCAATCTCAGTCGTCGTGGTTTCCTCAAAGGTGCGAGCGCCACCGGTGTGCTCGTGCTGGCCGCCAGTTGGGGCCTGCCGGAGGCCTTTGCCGAGGAAAAGAAATTCGGCGCCGAGGGCATGCCCCATGGTGCGGTCGACGACCCCAAGGTGTACGTGAGCATTGCCGCCGACGGCAGCGTGACGGTGATCTGCAACCGTTCGGAAATGGGGCAGGGCGTGCGCACCAGCCTGAGCATGGTAGTGGCCGATGAGCTGGAGGCCGACTGGGCGCGGGTACTGGTCAAGCAGGCGCCGGCCGATGAAGCGCGCTTCGGCAACCAGGACACCGACGGCTCTCGCAGCATGCGTCACTGGTATGAGCCGATGCGCCGTTGCGGCGCTGCCGCCCGGACCATGCTGGAGCAGGCCGCCGCTGCGCAGTGGAATGTCCCGGTGGCTGAATGTCGCGCTCAATTGCACAAAGTGTTGCACCAACCTTCCGGTCGCGAATTGGGCTATGGCGCTTTGGCCGCCGCCGCCAGTGCCTTGCCGGTGCCGGCCCGTGACAGCTTGCGCCTCAAGCAGCCTGCGGAATTTCGCTACATCGGCAAGGAAGCGACCCGGGCCATCGACGGTGAAGACATCGTCAATGGCCGTGCCGTGTACGGTGCCGACGTGCATTTCGATGGCATGCTCTACGCTGTCGTGGCTCGCCCAGCGGTCTATGGTGGCAAGGTCAAGACCGTGGACAGCAGCGCCGCGCTGAAAGTACCGGGCGTGGTCAAGGTGGTGCCGATCGAAGGCCGCCCGTTGCCCTCGGAATTCCAGCCCCTGGGCGGTGTGGCGGTGGTGGCGAAAAACACCTGGGCGGCGATCAAGGGGCGTGAAGCGCTGAAGATCGAGTGGGACGACGGACCGAATGCCGGTTATGACTCCATCGCCTATCGTAAGGAATTGGAAGCGGCTGCCCTCAATCCCGGAAAAGTCGTACGCAGCACCGGTGACCTCGACGACGCGCTGGCCAAGGCCGATTCAACCCTGGAAGCTTCGTATTACTTGCCGCACCTGTCTCAGTCGCCGATGGAGCCGATGGTCGCCGTCGCCCGTTTCAAGGATGGCCAGTGCGAAGCCTGGGCACCGAGCCAGGCCCCACAAGTGACCCGTGAGCGTATCGCCGAACGATTGGGAATTCCTTTCGACAAGGTCACGGTAAACATCACGTTGCTCGGTGGCGGTTTCGGACGCAAGTCCAAGCCCGATTTCGTCGTCGAAGCGGCCGTGCTCGCCAAGGAATTTCCAGGCCAGCCGATACGAGTGCAATGGACCCGCGAGGACGACATCCATCACTCGTATTTCCACACGGTGTCGGTCGAATACCTGAAGGCCGGCCTGAACCAGGACGGCATGCCGTCCGGCTGGCTGCACCGCACCGTAGCCCCGAGCATCACCGCGTTGTTTGCGCCGGGCATGACCCATGAAGCACCGTTCGAAATAGGCATGGGCGTGACCAACATGGCCTACGCCATTCCCAACCTGCGCCTGGAAAACCCCGAAGCGGTGGCCCATGCCCGGGTGGGCTGGTATCGCTCGGTGTCGAACATCCCCCACGGTTTTGCGATCCAGAGTTTCATCGACGAATTGGCCCACAAGGCCGGCCAGGATCCGCTGAAGTACCAGGTCAAATTGCTCGGGCCGGACCGTAAGATCGATCCGCGCACCTTGAGCGAAGAATGGAACTACGGCGAATCCCCCGAACGTTACCCCATCGATACTGCGCGGATTCGCACGGTGCTGGAAACCGCTGCGAAGGCTGCCGGTTGGGGGCGAAAACTGCCCAAGGGCCGTGGCCTGGGACTGGCGGTGCACTACAGCTTTGTGACCTACGTGGCGGCGGTGATCGAGGTGGAGGTCAAGGACGATGGCACGGTGATCGTGCACAAGGCGGACATTGCCGTGGACTGCGGCCCACAGATCAACCCCGAGCGCATTCGCTCCCAGTTCGAAGGTGCCTGTGTCATGGGCCTGGGTAACGCGATGGTGGGGGAAATCAGCTTCAAGGACGGCAAAGTGCAGCAGGACAATTTCCACATGTACGAAGTGGCGCGCATGTCCTTGGCGCCCAAGGAAGTGGCAGTGCATCTGGTCACGCCGCCGGGCGAAGTGCCATTGGGCGGTGTCGGTGAGCCGGGCGTGCCGCCGATTGCGCCGGCGTTGTGCAACGCGATTTTTGCCGCCACCGGCAAGCGCATCCGCAACCTGCCTGTGCGCTATCAGCTGCAAGGCTGGCAACAGGCCAAAGCCTGA
- a CDS encoding (2Fe-2S)-binding protein — MITLKLNGKDHQLDVTEDMPLLWAIRDVAGYNGTKFGCGMGLCGACTIHIDGAPARSCITPIGSVNGQDVSTIDALHADPVGQIVQKAWLDSAVAQCGYCQGGQIMSATALLKTNPNPSDEQIEEAMVGNICRCGTYNRIKTAIRQASTHLKEAKA; from the coding sequence ATGATTACCCTGAAACTCAATGGAAAAGACCATCAACTGGATGTGACCGAGGACATGCCACTGCTGTGGGCCATTCGGGACGTGGCCGGTTACAACGGCACCAAATTCGGCTGTGGCATGGGCCTGTGCGGCGCGTGCACCATCCACATCGATGGCGCCCCGGCGCGCAGTTGCATTACGCCGATCGGCTCTGTGAATGGGCAAGATGTCAGCACCATCGACGCGCTGCATGCCGATCCGGTCGGGCAGATCGTCCAGAAGGCCTGGCTCGATAGCGCCGTGGCCCAGTGCGGCTACTGCCAGGGCGGGCAGATCATGTCCGCGACCGCCTTGCTCAAGACCAACCCCAACCCGAGCGATGAGCAGATCGAAGAAGCCATGGTCGGCAACATCTGCCGCTGTGGCACCTATAACCGGATCAAGACCGCGATCCGCCAGGCCTCCACTCACCTGAAGGAGGCCAAGGCATGA
- the murB gene encoding UDP-N-acetylmuramate dehydrogenase: MTLQVRAGVSLKPFNSFGVDVTARLFAEAHSDGDVREALAYASEHEVPLLVIGGGSNLLLTGDIDALVLRMASHGIRLLSDDGERVVVEAEAGEPWHPFVQHTLAQGWAGLENLSLIPGTVGAAPMQNIGAYGVEIKDVFAGLTALDRQTGELRDFTLEECRFAYRDSLFKQQVGRWLILRVRFALSRAAHLHLEYGPVRQRLTEQGIEHATPTDVSRAICSIRSEKLPDPAVLGNAGSFFKNPLVPATHVAQLKVKYPDLVAYPQPEGQMKIAAGWLIEHAGWKGFREGDAGVHKLQALVLVNYGKATGPQLLELALRIQKDIAERFQVELEMEPNRY, from the coding sequence ATGACCTTGCAGGTACGGGCGGGCGTCAGCCTCAAGCCTTTCAACAGTTTCGGGGTGGACGTCACTGCCCGGTTGTTTGCCGAAGCTCACAGCGATGGCGATGTTCGCGAGGCGTTGGCCTATGCATCCGAGCATGAGGTGCCGTTGCTGGTGATCGGCGGCGGCAGCAACCTGCTGCTGACCGGCGATATCGATGCGCTGGTGCTGCGCATGGCCAGCCACGGCATTCGCCTGCTCAGCGATGACGGCGAACGCGTGGTGGTCGAAGCCGAAGCAGGGGAGCCGTGGCATCCTTTCGTCCAGCACACACTGGCGCAAGGTTGGGCGGGATTGGAAAACCTCAGCCTGATTCCCGGTACGGTCGGGGCGGCACCGATGCAAAACATCGGCGCCTACGGCGTAGAGATCAAGGACGTGTTCGCCGGCCTTACCGCGCTGGATCGCCAGACCGGTGAGCTGCGCGATTTCACCCTTGAAGAATGCCGTTTCGCCTACCGCGACAGTCTGTTCAAACAGCAAGTGGGACGTTGGCTGATCCTGCGGGTGCGCTTTGCCCTCAGTCGCGCCGCGCACCTGCACCTGGAGTACGGTCCGGTGCGTCAACGGTTGACCGAGCAGGGCATCGAGCACGCTACACCCACCGATGTCAGTCGGGCCATTTGCAGCATCCGCAGCGAAAAACTCCCGGACCCGGCCGTGCTGGGCAACGCTGGCAGTTTCTTCAAGAACCCGCTGGTGCCGGCCACGCACGTGGCTCAACTCAAGGTGAAATACCCGGACCTGGTGGCTTATCCACAGCCTGAAGGGCAGATGAAAATCGCCGCCGGCTGGTTGATCGAGCACGCCGGCTGGAAGGGCTTTCGCGAAGGTGACGCTGGGGTGCATAAGTTGCAGGCGTTGGTGCTGGTCAACTACGGCAAGGCCACGGGCCCGCAACTGTTGGAACTGGCCCTGCGTATCCAGAAAGACATTGCCGAGCGTTTCCAGGTCGAGCTGGAAATGGAGCCCAATCGGTATTGA
- a CDS encoding low molecular weight protein-tyrosine-phosphatase, which translates to MRVLFVCLGNICRSPTAEGILRHKLREAGLAGQVEVASAGTGDWHVGKAPDKRSQAAALRRGYDLSAQRAQQVTRADFAAYDLILAMDSSNLRHLKALQPANARAELDLFLRRYEAELDDVPDPYYDGEQGFEQVLDLIERATDRLVIELKGRL; encoded by the coding sequence ATGCGGGTTCTGTTCGTCTGCCTCGGCAACATCTGCCGCTCGCCCACCGCCGAGGGCATCCTGCGGCATAAGCTGCGCGAAGCCGGGTTGGCCGGGCAGGTGGAAGTGGCTTCCGCCGGCACCGGTGACTGGCACGTCGGCAAGGCTCCGGACAAGCGCAGTCAGGCTGCGGCCCTGCGGCGTGGCTACGACCTGTCGGCCCAGCGCGCGCAACAGGTGACCCGTGCCGACTTCGCCGCCTACGACCTGATCCTGGCGATGGACAGCAGCAACCTGCGCCACCTCAAGGCCCTGCAACCGGCCAATGCCAGGGCCGAGCTGGACCTGTTCCTGCGTCGCTACGAGGCTGAACTCGATGATGTGCCGGACCCGTACTACGACGGTGAGCAGGGCTTCGAGCAGGTGTTGGACCTGATCGAACGCGCCACGGATCGCCTGGTGATCGAATTGAAGGGGCGGTTATGA
- the kdsB gene encoding 3-deoxy-manno-octulosonate cytidylyltransferase, protein MTAAFTVVIPSRFASTRLPGKPLLLIAGKPMIQHVWEQACKSSAQRVVVATDDARIVEACKGFGAEVVLTREDHSSGTDRLAEVAEKLGLEPDAIVVNVQGDEPLIPPSVIDQVAANLAAHTEARMATLAEPIEDVQTLFNPSVVKVVSDINGLALTFSRAILPWARDAFAQNPDVLPEGVPYRRHIGIYAYRAGFLQDFVAWGPCWLESTESLEQLRALWHGVRIHVADALIAPPTGVDTAEDLERVRRLLEA, encoded by the coding sequence ATGACTGCTGCCTTTACCGTTGTCATTCCGTCGCGTTTTGCCTCGACGCGCCTGCCAGGCAAACCCTTGCTGTTGATTGCAGGCAAGCCGATGATCCAGCATGTCTGGGAACAGGCCTGCAAGAGCAGCGCCCAGCGCGTGGTGGTGGCGACCGACGATGCGCGCATCGTGGAAGCCTGCAAGGGCTTTGGCGCCGAGGTGGTCCTGACTCGCGAAGATCACAGTTCCGGCACCGATCGCCTGGCGGAAGTCGCCGAGAAACTGGGGCTGGAGCCCGACGCCATCGTGGTCAATGTACAGGGCGACGAGCCGTTGATCCCGCCCAGCGTGATCGATCAGGTCGCCGCGAACCTGGCGGCCCACACCGAGGCGCGCATGGCCACCCTGGCCGAGCCGATCGAGGATGTGCAGACCCTGTTCAACCCCAGCGTGGTCAAGGTTGTCAGTGACATCAACGGCCTGGCGCTGACTTTCAGCCGCGCGATACTGCCTTGGGCCCGGGACGCGTTTGCCCAGAACCCCGATGTGCTGCCCGAAGGCGTGCCGTACCGCCGCCACATTGGTATCTATGCCTACCGCGCCGGTTTCCTCCAGGACTTCGTCGCCTGGGGTCCATGCTGGCTGGAAAGCACTGAATCCCTGGAACAGCTGCGTGCCCTGTGGCATGGCGTGCGGATCCATGTTGCCGATGCACTGATCGCCCCGCCGACCGGCGTGGACACTGCCGAAGACCTCGAGCGCGTTCGTCGCCTGCTGGAGGCCTGA
- a CDS encoding Trm112 family protein, translating into MDTKLLDILACPVCKGPLKLSADKTELISKGAGLAYPIRDGIPVMLESEARTLTTDERLDK; encoded by the coding sequence ATGGACACCAAATTGCTCGACATTCTGGCCTGCCCGGTCTGCAAAGGCCCGCTCAAGCTCAGCGCCGACAAGACCGAACTGATCAGCAAGGGCGCTGGCCTGGCCTACCCGATTCGCGATGGCATCCCGGTGATGCTCGAAAGCGAAGCCCGCACCCTGACCACCGACGAGCGTCTGGATAAATGA
- the lpxK gene encoding tetraacyldisaccharide 4'-kinase translates to MAMSDRLLAAWYDGHPALTLLRPLEWLYRRVVVGKRERFLAGEGQIYQPPVPLIVVGNITVGGTGKTPLILWMIQHCQRSGLRVGVVSRGYGAQPPQLPWRVEAEQGANLAGDEPLLIVQRTGVPLMIDPDRSRAVRALLQAEPLDLILSDDGMQHYRMARDLELVLIDNARGLGNRRCLPAGPLREPVERLQSVDAVLYNGASADREDGFAFELRPTALVNLASGERRPLDHFPPGQALHAVAGIGNPQRFFKTLETLHWRPIPHGFADHAEYSAQALNFTPSLPVVMTEKDAVKCRAFAASDWWYLAVDAAPSPAFAAWFDTQLMRLLPDRLLP, encoded by the coding sequence ATGGCCATGTCCGATCGCTTGCTTGCCGCGTGGTACGACGGTCACCCAGCCCTGACATTGCTGCGGCCGCTGGAGTGGCTGTACCGGCGGGTGGTAGTGGGTAAGCGTGAGCGCTTCCTGGCGGGAGAGGGCCAGATCTACCAACCGCCCGTGCCACTGATCGTGGTCGGCAACATCACGGTCGGCGGCACCGGCAAGACGCCGTTGATCCTGTGGATGATCCAGCACTGCCAGCGCAGTGGCTTGCGGGTCGGGGTGGTCAGCCGGGGTTACGGCGCCCAGCCGCCGCAACTGCCGTGGCGGGTCGAGGCCGAGCAGGGCGCCAACCTCGCGGGCGACGAACCGCTATTGATCGTACAGCGCACTGGCGTGCCGTTGATGATCGATCCCGATCGCAGCCGCGCGGTCCGGGCGCTGCTGCAAGCCGAGCCGCTGGACCTGATCCTGTCCGATGACGGCATGCAGCATTATCGGATGGCCCGGGACCTTGAACTGGTGTTGATCGACAACGCCCGTGGCCTGGGTAACCGGCGTTGTCTGCCTGCCGGTCCGTTGCGCGAACCGGTCGAGCGCCTGCAATCGGTCGACGCCGTGCTTTACAACGGCGCCAGTGCCGACCGCGAAGACGGTTTCGCCTTCGAGTTGCGGCCCACCGCGCTGGTGAACCTGGCCAGTGGCGAACGTCGTCCGCTCGATCATTTTCCACCCGGCCAGGCCCTGCACGCCGTGGCCGGCATCGGCAACCCCCAGCGTTTCTTCAAGACCCTCGAAACGCTACACTGGCGGCCAATACCGCACGGGTTTGCCGACCATGCCGAATACAGCGCCCAGGCGTTGAATTTCACGCCTTCGTTGCCAGTGGTCATGACGGAAAAGGACGCGGTCAAATGCCGTGCCTTCGCCGCGTCTGACTGGTGGTACCTGGCGGTAGACGCAGCGCCGTCGCCGGCCTTCGCGGCCTGGTTCGACACACAGTTGATGCGCCTGTTGCCGGATCGGCTTTTGCCTTAA
- a CDS encoding biopolymer transporter ExbD yields MKFRRKPRENIEINLASLIDVVFILLLFFVVTTTFTRETQLKVELPQAVSGSPAEDQQTKNLEITISAEGAFSVNNQLLPKSDLASLIDALQKESGGDTNLPLSISADGKTPHQSVITAMDAAGKLGFSHLRMTTVEAAPAP; encoded by the coding sequence GTGAAATTCCGCCGCAAGCCTCGGGAAAACATCGAGATCAACCTCGCGTCGCTGATTGACGTGGTGTTCATCCTGCTGCTGTTTTTCGTCGTGACCACCACCTTCACCCGGGAAACCCAGCTCAAGGTTGAATTGCCGCAAGCCGTCAGTGGCTCACCGGCCGAAGACCAGCAAACCAAGAACCTGGAAATCACCATCAGCGCCGAAGGGGCGTTCTCGGTGAACAACCAGTTGCTCCCAAAGAGTGACCTGGCGAGCCTGATCGACGCCCTGCAGAAGGAGTCCGGCGGCGACACCAACCTGCCGCTGTCCATCAGCGCCGATGGCAAGACCCCTCATCAATCGGTCATCACCGCCATGGACGCGGCCGGCAAGCTCGGCTTCAGCCATCTGCGCATGACCACGGTCGAGGCGGCGCCTGCACCCTGA
- a CDS encoding MotA/TolQ/ExbB proton channel family protein, with protein sequence MWELVKSGGWMMLPIILSSIAALGIVAERLWTLRASRVTPEHLLGQVWVWIKDKQLNKDKLKELRASSPLGEILAAGLANSKHGREIMKECIEEAAARVIHELERYINALGTIAAMAPLLGLLGTVLGMIDIFSAFTGSGMTTNASVLAGGISKALITTAAGLMVGIPSVFFHRFLQRRIDELVVGMEQEAIKLVEVVQGDRDVDLAGGKK encoded by the coding sequence GTGTGGGAATTGGTCAAATCCGGCGGCTGGATGATGTTGCCGATCATTCTGAGTTCCATCGCGGCACTGGGTATCGTTGCCGAACGCCTGTGGACCCTGCGGGCCAGCCGCGTGACCCCGGAGCATCTGCTGGGGCAGGTGTGGGTCTGGATCAAGGACAAGCAACTGAACAAGGACAAGCTCAAGGAGCTGCGGGCCAGTTCGCCCCTGGGCGAAATCCTCGCCGCGGGCCTGGCCAATTCCAAGCATGGTCGCGAGATCATGAAGGAATGCATCGAGGAGGCCGCCGCTCGCGTCATCCATGAACTGGAGCGCTATATCAACGCCCTGGGCACCATCGCCGCCATGGCCCCGTTGCTGGGCCTGCTGGGGACGGTGCTGGGCATGATCGACATTTTCAGCGCGTTCACCGGCTCCGGCATGACCACCAACGCCTCGGTATTGGCCGGTGGTATTTCCAAGGCCCTGATCACCACCGCCGCGGGCCTGATGGTGGGGATCCCTTCGGTATTTTTCCATCGGTTCCTGCAACGGCGCATCGACGAGCTCGTGGTGGGCATGGAGCAGGAAGCCATCAAGCTGGTCGAGGTGGTGCAAGGCGACCGTGACGTGGACCTGGCCGGGGGCAAGAAGTGA